TTCAGGTTGCGATGCGCGTCGATCAGCGCCTCGTAGAAATCGTCCGGGCGGGGCAGGTTGGGTTGCGTGTTCAGCGGCATGGTGATTGCGGTATTGGCTCAAGCGGAGACGGTCGCGCGCGAGGTTGAGGCAGACGCGGTCTGGCCGGTTGCGCGGAGCAACGCGGCGGCCAGCTTGGCCGGCACAAGCGCCCGCCAGCGTGCGCAGACGTGCTGGTCGGGGCGGATCAAGTAAATCGTGCCGGGGCGTGCGTCATAGCGTTGCGCGACCAGCCCGTCGATGTCTTCCAGCGCGGTCACGTTGGCAGAGGCCGTGCCCATGCCGCCAACCGGGAAGACGGCCAGCGTCGGCAGCGGCAGCGCATCGACGTGTTCTCCCGCCTCGCAGAAACGTAGCGCCATGAAGCCGCCGTGCAGATGACTGAGCAGCCAATCGGCACCGCCATCGGCATTGCGCACTGGCGCGTCAAGTGCGACCGCACCGGGCACGAGTGCGCAGGCGAAGGGCGCGTCATCCTCTGTCTGCAGTGGAGAACCTTCAAGCACCGTCGGCATCGAGAGCCGCCCGCTGTTGACCAGCGGCCGCGCAAACGGATAGTGCTTCGCCAAGCGCAGCGTGGCATCGCGAAAGAGCCGGCTGACCGCGCTTTTGGGCGTGATGAAGTCGGTTGAGCGGGTGGAGTGGCGGATGTTGTCGTCGGCGGCGAACTCGCGCTCGCTCGCGTACGTGTCGAGCAGTGTGTCCGGCGCATCGCCGGCCAGCACCATGCGCAATTTCCACGCGAGGTTTTCGGCGTCTTGCAAACCACTGTTGGCACCGCGCGCACCGAATGGCGACACACGATGCGCCGCATCGCCGACAAAGAGCACGCGGCCGTGGCGGAACCGATCCATGCGTTCGCACGAGAACGTATAGACGCTGACCCATTCCAGTTCGAAGTCGACGCCTTCCCCCAGCAATGCGCGCACGCGTGGGATGACGCGCTCGGGTTGCTTCTCGGCCACGGGGTCGGCGTCCCAGCCGAGCTGGAAGTCGATGCGCCAGACGTTGTCGGGCTGATGGTGCAGCAGCACCGATTGATTCGGATGGAACGGCGGATCAAACCAGAACCAGCGCTCGCTGGGGAAGGGCGCATCCATGCGCACGTCGGCGATCAGGAAGCGGTCTTTGAACGTCTGGCCGCGGGCTTCGAGGCCCATCATGTGGCGTACCGGGCTGCGCGAGCCATCGGCGGCGACCACGTATTGCGCCCGCTGCTCGTACGTGCCGTCGGGTGTCTCGATGGTGAGCGTTACGCCGTCGGCATCCTGCGTGAGGCCCGTCACCTTGTTCTTCCAGCGCAGCTCGATGTTCGGCAAGGCTTGCGCGCGTTGAACAAGAAAGCCTTCCACGTAGTACTGCTGCAGATTGATGAACGCTGGCCGGCGGTGGCCGGTTTCGGGCAGCAGGTCAAAGCTGTAGAGCAGTTCGTTCTTCAGGTAGACCTTGCCGACGTTCCAGCTCACGCCCTTGTCGACCATGCAGTCGCCGCAGCCGAGCCGATCGAAAATCTCCAATGACCGCTTGGAGAAGCAGATCGCGCGCGAGCCGGTGGACAGCGTGCAATCGTCGTCCACAACGACCACGGCCACACCTTGCCGCGCCAGATCGATGGCCGTGGCCAACCCCACCGGCCCGGCGCCTACGATGACGACGGGGCGGGCCGCCGGTGCCGCGCCGGGCTCCTGCTCGGCGCACGGCGCATACGGGAAGACGCGGTTCTGGAAGTCGGGATTCATGTTCAGCCTTGCAGGGCAGCCCACATTTCCTTGTCGCGCTCGGCTGTCCAGATGCGCGGGTGCTTGATGCCGCTGGCCTCATCAAAGGCACGCGTCACGTCAAACGGCAGGCAGTGCTCATAGATGAAGACGTTGCCGAACTTCGGGTCCATGGCTGCGCGGGTGTGCGCCATGGCGGCCTTCAGGTCCATCTTTTGCGCGACGGCTTCCTTGCCACGTTGCAACAGCGTGGACACGAAATCCCGCGTATAGGCGAGACCCTTGTCGACTTCGGCTGGATTGAGCAACGCGGGGCCGCGCCCCGGCACGAGCTTGTCGGCGCCGAGCGCGCGCAGTGCATCCAGCGTGGCGGGCCATTCTTCGAGTTGGGCGTCACCGCAGTAGCAGGCAGCGTCGTATTCGACGAGGTCGCCGGAGAACAGCACCTTCTGCGACGGAATCCACACCACCGTGTCGCCCTTCGTGTGGCCGGGCCCGAGGTGCAGGATCTTCACTTCCAACTTGCCCAGGAACAGCGTGAGTTCGCGCTCGAACACCAGCGTCGGCCACGTCAGCCCGGGCACGGTTTCAACGCCCGCGAACAGGCGCGGAAAGCGTTCGATCTCGGATTTCATATCCGCTTCACCGCGCTCGACGATCATTTCGTACGTGCCGCGGCTGGCAATGATGTTCTGCGCGCCTTCGGCAAAGTAGGCTGACGCGCCGAGCACGCGCACGGCGTGATAGTGCGACAGCACCACGTGCTTGATCGGTTTGTCGGTGATGGCGCGGATGCGAGCGATCAGGTCTTGCGCCATCGCGGGCGTGGCGGTGGTGTCGACGATCAACACCGAGTCGTCGCCGATGATGACGCCAGAGTTGGGGTCGCCCTCGGCGGTGTAGGCGTAAGCGTTGGGGGAGAGCTGGGTGAAGGTGACTTGTTTGGCCTCGAGGTCGGCTTGCGAGGCGAAGGCTTTGGCCATTCTGTCACTCCTGGTGTAGTTGATTACGGTTGGGGGAATTGGTTTTCAACGTGCAGGGCCCGGAAAATCTGGGTTGGGGTGTACTGATACCAAGCCATGCCGAACGCTGGCAATCATAGACCGCAGGGTCGGGAGACGCGCCTAGGGTATACGTGAATTATGATTAGAAGCATGATTTCTACAATGCATAAAAATCAAAACTGGCCGTGAAAGCAAAGCTGCGTGCTACGCTCGCAGCACTTTGTCGGCCCAGCCGCAGCCAACGCGCCCCGAGACATGGAGATCACGGAAGTCGAAGACGACCTGCCACCCGATGGCGATGCAGAAGACGCGCGCGCAAGCCGTGACCGCTCGGGCATCCAATCCATCGAGGTCGGCTCTCAATTACTGGTGGCGCTGACGCGTGCCATGCGGGCGATGGCGCTCGGCGATTTGGCACGCGCGGCGGGGATGCATCCATCCAAGGCGCATCGTTATCTGGTGAGCCTGCAGCGCGTGGGGGCTGTGTCGCAGGATCCGCTGACCGGCCGCTACGAACTCGGGCCCTTTGCGCTTCGCCTGGGCCTGGCCAGCCTCAATCGCTCCGATGCCATCGTCCGCACGCGGCCTTTGCTGGCCGGCTTGCGAGACCAGACCGGCCACACCATCGGCATTGCCGTGTGGAGCGATCGTGGCCCGACCGTCGTGCATTGGGAGAAGGCTGGCGGCGCGCCTGGCGTGAACCTGCGCATTGGCGATGTGTTGCCGATGCTCAATTCCGCTACCGGCCGCCTGTTCGGCGCGTATCAGCCGATGGAACAGACGCTGCCGCTTGTAGAGCGGGAGCTGCACGAGCGTGCTGGCGACGACTTGCCCGGGCTGCCGCGTTCGCTTACCGAGTACTACCGTCTGTGCGAAGACGTCCGGACTGAAGGCGCATCATGGGTCACGGGTAGCCTGCTGCCGGGCGTCAACGCGCTGTCGCTGCCGGTGTTTGGTGCGCGCGGGCAGCTTGTGCTGGTGTTGATTGCGCTGAATCTGCAACCCCTGTTTCACGCGCAGCGCGGTGGCGAGCTGGAGCACACGCTGCGCACGTTCGTGATGCGCCTGTCTGCCATGCTGCAGGCGCCCGCGGTCAGCCCCGCCAAGGTCAGCAACCGGCGGAGCAGGGCGACGCGTTAGGGTTGTCGCCAATTTCATCCTGTCGTAAGAAATTTACTATCTCGTAACTCGTGGCGCCCCCTTGCCCGGTCCACATCCGGCGCGAACTCCACGACTACAAGAACGAGGAGCTTCATGGACTTGTCGATTGCCGCCATCCTGGCGCAAGACGGCGTGACATCGGGCGCGATCTACGCGCTGCTGGCGCTGGCGCTCGTGCTGGTGTTTTCCGTCACGCGCGTGATCTTCATCCCGCAGGGCGAATTCGTGGCGTATGGCGCGCTCACGCTGGCGGCCATCCAGGCCAACAAGGCGCCCCTGTCGGCCAGCATGCTGGTTGCGCTGGGTGTGCTGACGTTCCTCGTCGAGATGGGCCGCACGCTGCTGCAACCCGAACTGCGTCTGCATGCGCTGCGCACAGGCGCCATCTATGCGGTCAAATACCTGGTCTTTCCGATTGCGGTGTACATCGCCGCCAGCATGCTTGCACCGATGACGTTGCCCATGCCTGTGCAGGTTGCGTTGACACTGCTGATCGTCATTCCAATGGGCCCCATGATCTACCGCCTGGCCTACGAGCCATTGGCCGAAGCCAGCACGCTGGTGCTGCTGATCGTTTCGGTGGGCGTGCACTTTGCGATGGTGGGCCTCGGCCTTGTGATGTTCGGCGCGGAAGGCTCGCGCACGGATCCGTTCTCCGATGCGCGCTTTGATCTGGGTGCGCTCACCGTGTCGGGCCAGAGCCTCTGGGTGGTGGCTGTATCGGTGCTGATGATTGTGGCGCTGTACTTCTACTTTGGCCGCACGGTGTCGGGCAAGGCGCTGCGCGCGACGGCGGTGAACCGGCTCGGCGCGCGGCTGGTCGGTATCGGCACTACGCAGGCGGGGCGCCTGGCGTTCACACTGGCGGCGGCGCTTGGCGCGCTGTGCGGCATCCTGATTGCACCGCTGACCACGGTCTACTACGAGTCCGGTTTCCTGATCGGCCTGAAGGGCTTCGTGGGCGCCATCGTGGGTGGGCTCGTGAGCTATCCGGTGGCGGCGCTGGGCGCGCTGCTGGTGGGGCTGCTGGAGTCGTATTCGTCGTTCTGGGCGTCGGCGTTCAAGGAGGTGATCGTATTTACGCTCATCATTCCCGTGCTGCTGTGGCGATCGCTCACCACCAAGCATGTCGAGGAAGAGGAATAAGCCGATGAACACGCTGACCAAATCTTCGGAAGGCCCTGCGCAGCGCAACTGGCTTTCTCGCAATCGCGTGCTGACCGCCTTCTTTGTGGTTGTGCTTGCGTTGATTCCGATCGTGCCCACGCCCGAATTCTGGATCACGCTGCTGAATTACATCGGGCTCTATAGCCTTGTCGCGCTGGGACTGGTGCTGCTGACAGGGGTGGGCGGCCTGACATCGTTCGGGCAGGCGGCGTTCGTTGGTCTGGGTGCGTACAGCACAGCGTATCTGACGACGCAGTATGGTGTGTCGCCGTGGATCGGCTTGCTGGCCGGGATCGTCATCACCGTGGTCAGCGCCTATGTGATCGGCCTGATCACGATGCGCATGTCGGGCCACTACCTGCCTCTGGCGACGATTGCGTGGGGCCTCTCGTTGTTCTTCCTGTTCGGCAACCTGGAATTCCTGGGCAAGTACGACGGGCTGAACGGCATTCCGGTGCTGAACGTGCTCGGCAAATCGTTGCAGACCGGGCGCGAGATGTTCTATCTGATCTGGGCCGTCGTCGTGGTGGCGGTGCTGGCGGTGCAGAACCTGCTGAATTCGCGCCCGGGCCGGGCTATCCGCGCGCTCAAGGGTGGCGGCACGATGGCCGAAGCCATGGGCGTGAACACGGCGTGGATGAAGGTGGTGATCTTCGTGTTTGCGGCGGTGCTGGCGTGCATTTCGGGCTTCCTCTATGCGCATCTGCAGCGCGCGGTGAACCCGACGCCGTTCGGTCTGAACTACGGTATCGAATACCTGTTCATGGCGGTGGTCGGTGGCGTGGGCCACGTGTGGGGCGCGGTGCTTGGCGCGGGTTTGCTGACCATCCTGAAAGACAGCCTGCAAAGCATTCTGCCGAAGCTGCTGGGCTCCAACGGCAACTTCGAGATCATTGTGTTTGGCGTGCTGCTTGTGCTGTTGCTGCAGTACGCGCGTGACGGCGTATGGCCGTTCATCCGCAAGCTGTTTCCCTCGGCACCGACGGCCCGTGCACCCGACGACGCACCGGCGCTCAAGCAGCGCGAGAAGCCGCATGCCGGTGAGCTGATCCTCGACGTACGCTCTGCACGCAAGGAGTTTGGCGGCCTGGTTGCCGTGAACGACGTCAGCTTCCAGGTGAAAGCCGGCGAGATCATCGGCCTGATCGGCCCCAATGGCGCAGGCAAGTCGACCACCTTCAACCTCGTGACAGGCGTGCTGCCGGTCACGCGTGGAGAGGTGCTCTACCGCGGCGAGCACATCAGCGGCATGCCTTCGCGCGAGATCGTCAAACGCGGCATCGGCCGTACCTTCCAGCATGTGCAATTGCTCTCGGGCATGACCGTGCTGGAAAACGTAGCGCTTGGCGCCCACCTGCGGGGCGACTTCGCGGCCCAGGGCGGCGTGCTCGCCAGCGTGGTGCGCATGAACCAGGCCGAAGAGCAAAAGCTGCTGTTTGAAGCGCGCCGCCAACTGGAACGCGTCGGCCTGGCCGATTGCATGTATCAGGAAGCCGGCAGCCTGGCGCTGGGCCAGCAACGCATTCTGGAAATCGCCCGTGCACTGTGCTGCGATCCGGCGCTGCTGCTGCTGGATGAGCCGGCCGCCGGCCTGCGCTACAAGGAAAAGCAGGCGCTGGCTGCGCTGCTCACCAAGCTCAAGGCCGAAGGCATGAGCGTGCTGCTGGTCGAGCACGACATGGATTTCGTCATGAACCTCACCGACCGGCTGGTCGTCATGGAGTTCGGTACCAAGATCGCCGAGGGGCTGCCGCAGGAAGTGCAGCAGAACCCCGCGGTGCTGGAAGCCTACCTGGGCGGCGTGGAATAAGGAGAACGCGCATGTCAGTCATCCTGGAAGTGAAGGACCTGCACGTCCGCTACGGCAAGGTGGAAGCGCTGCATGGCGCCAACCTGAAGGTGGGCGCGGGCCAGATCGTGACGGTTATCGGCCCGAACGGCGCGGGCAAATCGACGATGCTGGGCGCCATCATGGGCGCACTACCGACCTCCGGTTCGGCCAGCGGCGTGGTCTCGTATCTCGGCCACAACCTGACCGGTCTGCCGGTCGAAAAGCGCGTGGCACGCGGTATGTGCCTCGTCCCGGAAAAGCGCGAGCTGTTTGCCACCATGAGCGTGGAAGACAACCTCGTGCTCGGCGCGTACCGCCGCAAGCGTGCGGGCGAGCGCAACTACCTCGATCAGATGGAGATGGTGTACGACCTGTTCCCGCGCCTGAAAGAGCGGCGCATGCAGGAAGCCGGCACCCTCTCTGGGGGCGAGCGCCAGATGCTGGCCGTGGGCCGCGCGTTGA
This is a stretch of genomic DNA from Ralstonia wenshanensis. It encodes these proteins:
- a CDS encoding IclR family transcriptional regulator; translation: MEITEVEDDLPPDGDAEDARASRDRSGIQSIEVGSQLLVALTRAMRAMALGDLARAAGMHPSKAHRYLVSLQRVGAVSQDPLTGRYELGPFALRLGLASLNRSDAIVRTRPLLAGLRDQTGHTIGIAVWSDRGPTVVHWEKAGGAPGVNLRIGDVLPMLNSATGRLFGAYQPMEQTLPLVERELHERAGDDLPGLPRSLTEYYRLCEDVRTEGASWVTGSLLPGVNALSLPVFGARGQLVLVLIALNLQPLFHAQRGGELEHTLRTFVMRLSAMLQAPAVSPAKVSNRRSRATR
- a CDS encoding MBL fold metallo-hydrolase translates to MAKAFASQADLEAKQVTFTQLSPNAYAYTAEGDPNSGVIIGDDSVLIVDTTATPAMAQDLIARIRAITDKPIKHVVLSHYHAVRVLGASAYFAEGAQNIIASRGTYEMIVERGEADMKSEIERFPRLFAGVETVPGLTWPTLVFERELTLFLGKLEVKILHLGPGHTKGDTVVWIPSQKVLFSGDLVEYDAACYCGDAQLEEWPATLDALRALGADKLVPGRGPALLNPAEVDKGLAYTRDFVSTLLQRGKEAVAQKMDLKAAMAHTRAAMDPKFGNVFIYEHCLPFDVTRAFDEASGIKHPRIWTAERDKEMWAALQG
- a CDS encoding branched-chain amino acid ABC transporter permease → MDLSIAAILAQDGVTSGAIYALLALALVLVFSVTRVIFIPQGEFVAYGALTLAAIQANKAPLSASMLVALGVLTFLVEMGRTLLQPELRLHALRTGAIYAVKYLVFPIAVYIAASMLAPMTLPMPVQVALTLLIVIPMGPMIYRLAYEPLAEASTLVLLIVSVGVHFAMVGLGLVMFGAEGSRTDPFSDARFDLGALTVSGQSLWVVAVSVLMIVALYFYFGRTVSGKALRATAVNRLGARLVGIGTTQAGRLAFTLAAALGALCGILIAPLTTVYYESGFLIGLKGFVGAIVGGLVSYPVAALGALLVGLLESYSSFWASAFKEVIVFTLIIPVLLWRSLTTKHVEEEE
- a CDS encoding ABC transporter ATP-binding protein, producing MSVILEVKDLHVRYGKVEALHGANLKVGAGQIVTVIGPNGAGKSTMLGAIMGALPTSGSASGVVSYLGHNLTGLPVEKRVARGMCLVPEKRELFATMSVEDNLVLGAYRRKRAGERNYLDQMEMVYDLFPRLKERRMQEAGTLSGGERQMLAVGRALMAKPQLLMLDEPSLGLAPLIVKEIFHIISDLRKTGVATLLIEQNARAALQVADYGYVLETGDMTLEGPAQELAVNPRVIETYLGLAKKAA
- a CDS encoding FAD-dependent oxidoreductase, with the translated sequence MNPDFQNRVFPYAPCAEQEPGAAPAARPVVIVGAGPVGLATAIDLARQGVAVVVVDDDCTLSTGSRAICFSKRSLEIFDRLGCGDCMVDKGVSWNVGKVYLKNELLYSFDLLPETGHRRPAFINLQQYYVEGFLVQRAQALPNIELRWKNKVTGLTQDADGVTLTIETPDGTYEQRAQYVVAADGSRSPVRHMMGLEARGQTFKDRFLIADVRMDAPFPSERWFWFDPPFHPNQSVLLHHQPDNVWRIDFQLGWDADPVAEKQPERVIPRVRALLGEGVDFELEWVSVYTFSCERMDRFRHGRVLFVGDAAHRVSPFGARGANSGLQDAENLAWKLRMVLAGDAPDTLLDTYASEREFAADDNIRHSTRSTDFITPKSAVSRLFRDATLRLAKHYPFARPLVNSGRLSMPTVLEGSPLQTEDDAPFACALVPGAVALDAPVRNADGGADWLLSHLHGGFMALRFCEAGEHVDALPLPTLAVFPVGGMGTASANVTALEDIDGLVAQRYDARPGTIYLIRPDQHVCARWRALVPAKLAAALLRATGQTASASTSRATVSA
- a CDS encoding branched-chain amino acid ABC transporter ATP-binding protein/permease, yielding MNTLTKSSEGPAQRNWLSRNRVLTAFFVVVLALIPIVPTPEFWITLLNYIGLYSLVALGLVLLTGVGGLTSFGQAAFVGLGAYSTAYLTTQYGVSPWIGLLAGIVITVVSAYVIGLITMRMSGHYLPLATIAWGLSLFFLFGNLEFLGKYDGLNGIPVLNVLGKSLQTGREMFYLIWAVVVVAVLAVQNLLNSRPGRAIRALKGGGTMAEAMGVNTAWMKVVIFVFAAVLACISGFLYAHLQRAVNPTPFGLNYGIEYLFMAVVGGVGHVWGAVLGAGLLTILKDSLQSILPKLLGSNGNFEIIVFGVLLVLLLQYARDGVWPFIRKLFPSAPTARAPDDAPALKQREKPHAGELILDVRSARKEFGGLVAVNDVSFQVKAGEIIGLIGPNGAGKSTTFNLVTGVLPVTRGEVLYRGEHISGMPSREIVKRGIGRTFQHVQLLSGMTVLENVALGAHLRGDFAAQGGVLASVVRMNQAEEQKLLFEARRQLERVGLADCMYQEAGSLALGQQRILEIARALCCDPALLLLDEPAAGLRYKEKQALAALLTKLKAEGMSVLLVEHDMDFVMNLTDRLVVMEFGTKIAEGLPQEVQQNPAVLEAYLGGVE